In one Zea mays cultivar B73 unplaced genomic scaffold, Zm-B73-REFERENCE-NAM-5.0 scaffold_489, whole genome shotgun sequence genomic region, the following are encoded:
- the LOC118475575 gene encoding uncharacterized protein, which yields MSILKQLLQTLQPTENFDDVLSEFQPSLAPCNVDYLYCGACKILEDIMDSVSSFSYLLSSDVLITIQSIVNSVVVLLDKSGEPNGKNIHMGCSKAIIPFLRKRLGYSAHKLLSADFPSEDAGKGWQSKGDLIQKILQIYLRNSDSTSDLLAEIGRELPKEPSLKTKDNQDVSYGFPTLCSSTITSWYRVLHEENTRSLNKTIKQALKARGSVDTILQEIQKSVDAFVSLIGMCKSHEKVSMHAMAVKHGGKFIDTFLKAFNFLERQFKQHNDTIVKMLKQLQKGTRIIQSICSDSKHKDLQGHVVSSQAYGNVDEEDEEQTEIDSDLPTDEHDNGNAMEEDAVE from the exons ATGTCAATTCTGAAGCAACTTTTGCAGACTTTACAGCCAACTGAAAATTTTGATGATGTTCTTTCCGAGTTCCAACCATCTCTTGCTCCTTGCAATGTTGATTACCTGTATTGTGGAGCATGTAAAATATTGGAGGATATTATGGATTCAG TGTCCTCATTTTCATACCTTCTGTCTTCTGATGTGTTAATTACTATACAATCAATTGTAAATTCTGTTGTTGTGTTGTTGGACAAATCTGGGGAACCAAATGGGAAAAATATACACATGGGATGCTCCAAAGCAATCATTCCCTTTCTGCGAAAGCGTCTTGGATACTCAGCTCATAAGCTGCTCAGTGCTGATTTCCCTAGCGAAGATGCTGGAAAAGGATGGCAGAGTAAA GGTGATCTTATACAGAAGATATTGCAAATATACCTCAGGAATAGTGACTCTACTTCAGATCTACTTGCTGAGATAGGTCGTGAATTGCCTAAG GAACCTTCGCTCAAAACAAAAGATAACCAAGATGTATCGTATGGTTTTCCAACATTGTGTTCCTCCACTATTACCTCTTGGTACCGTGTGCTT CACGAGGAGAACACAAGGAGTTTAAACAAGACG ATCAAACAAGCACTGAAGGCTAGAGGATCAGTTGATACTATTCTTCAAGAGATTCAGAAATCAGTGGATGCATTTGTCTCTCTAATAGGAATGTGCAAGTCCCACGAAAAG gtttctatgcatgcaatggcAGTTAAACATGGGGGGAAATTTATTGACACATTTCTGAAAG CCTTCAACTTTCTAGAGAGACAATTCAAGCAACATAATGACACCATAGTTAAAATG CTAAAACAACTCCAGAAAGGAACAAGAATAATCCAATCCATATGTTCAGATTCTAAG CACAAGGACTTGCAAGGCCATGTGGTGAGCTCTCAGGCATATGGGAACGTGGATGAGGAAGATGAGGAGCAGACGGAGATCGACTCCGACCTTCCAACTGATGAGCATGATAATGGCAATGCCATGGAGGAGGATGCTGTGGAAG